Proteins found in one Sorghum bicolor cultivar BTx623 chromosome 1, Sorghum_bicolor_NCBIv3, whole genome shotgun sequence genomic segment:
- the LOC110431853 gene encoding uncharacterized protein LOC110431853, which translates to MPRRGKSSKPSYGRTTGSPYIHKPLPSGVPVPMCFCGDPCKVEISEDEETYRQRYWMCSNFAWEPTPKQRRSNFITPPPLCDFEQWIDTEVKESDKRLLQGLKEWDAERAEILEKRRREEAQKREHKEEEERRRVAAAREEREKKLERVRRAKAAIDENPDAQRKGKWPRCTQ; encoded by the exons ATGCCACGTCGTGGAAAAAGTAGCAAACCAAG CTATGGCCGGACGACCGGTAGTCCGTACATCCACAAGCCGCTTCCTAGCGGTGTTCCAGTACCTATGTGTTTTTGTGGTGATCCTTGCAAGGTAGAAATTTCGGAAGACGAGGAAACCTATCGGCAGAGGTATTGGATGTGTTCGAATTTTGCCTGGGAGCCTACGCCAAAACAACGCCGCAGTAACTTTATT ACCCCTCCACCATTGTGTGATTTTGAGCAGTGGATCGACACTGAGGTTAAGGAGTCCGACAAGCGGCTTCTACAAGGCCTAAAGGAGTGGGATGCAGAGCGTGCAGAGATATTAGAGAAGAGACGTAGAGAGGAGGCTCAAAAGAGGGAGcacaaggaagaggaggaaagaAGACGTGTTGCTGCGGCTCGGGAGGAGAGGGAAAAGAAGCTTGAGCGTGTGCGCCGAGCGAAGGCAGCTATTGATGAGAATCCAGATGCCCAGAGGAAGGGAAAGTGGCCTCGTTGCACTCAGTAG
- the LOC8057074 gene encoding NAC domain-containing protein 67 has translation MGLPVMRRERDAEAELNLPPGFRFHPTDDELVEHYLCRKAAGQRLPVPIIAEVDLYKFDPWDLPERALFGVREWYFFTPRDRKYPNGSRPNRAAGNGYWKATGADKPVAPRGRTLGIKKALVFYAGKAPRGVKTDWIMHEYRLADAGRAAASKKGSLRLDDWVLCRLYNKKNEWEKMQLGKESAAGVGTAKEEAMDMTTSHSHSHSQSHSHSWGETRTPESEIVDNDPFPELDSFPAFQDPAAAMMMVPKKEQVDDGSAAANAAKSSDLFVDLSYDDIQGMYSGLDMLPPPGEDFFSSLFASPRVKGNQPAGAAGLGPF, from the exons ATGGGATTGCCGGTGATGAGGAGGGAGAGGGACGCGGAGGCGGAGCTGAACCTGCCGCCGGGGTTCCGGTTCCACCCCACAGACGACGAGCTGGTGGAGCACTACCTGTGCCGGAAAGCGGCGGGGCAGCGCCTCCCGGTGCCCATCATCGCGGAGGTGGACCTATACAAGTTCGACCCCTGGGACCTGCCGGAGCGCGCGCTGTTCGGGGTCAGGGAGTGGTACTTCTTCACGCCCAGGGACCGCAAGTACCCAAACGGGTCCCGCCCCAACCGCGCCGCCGGCAACGGGTACTGGAAGGCCACCGGCGCCGACAAGCCCGTCGCGCCGCGGGGCCGCACGCTCGGGATCAAGAAGGCGCTCGTCTTCTACGCCGGGAAGGCGCCGCGTGGGGTCAAGACGGACTGGATCATGCACGAGTACAGGCTCGCGGACGCCGGCCGCGCAGCCGCCTCCAAGAAGGGATCGCTCAGG CTGGATGACTGGGTGCTGTGCCGCCTGTACAATAAGAAGAACGAGTGGGAGAAGATGCAGCTGGGGAAGGAGTCCGCCGCCGGCGTCGGCACCGCCAAGGAGGAGGCGATGGACATGACCACCTCGCACTCGCACTCCCACTCGCAGTCGCACTCGCACTCGTGGGGCGAGACGCGCACGCCGGAGTCGGAGATCGTGGACAACGACCCGTTCCCGGAGCTGGACTCGTTCCCGGCGTTCCAGGACCCGGCGGCGGCGATGATGATGGTGCCCAAGAAGGAGCAGGTGGACgacggcagcgccgccgccaacgcCGCCAAGAGCAGCGACCTGTTCGTGGACCTTAGCTACGACGACATCCAGGGCATGTACAGCGGCCTCGACATGCTGCCCCCGCCAGGGGAGGACTTCTTCTCCTCGCTCTTCGCGTCGCCCAGGGTCAAGGGGAACCAGCCCGCCGGAGCCGCCGGGTTGGGGCCATTC
- the LOC8057075 gene encoding uncharacterized protein LOC8057075, producing MAKPARAPRPKPPPARASARRLLGLGGLGVAAAAYVGVDYLRYLSPAWHGRLQPALWAALALAAAARAPFYRHWSAELRAALPFLGSIAFMLAAFLCEAISVRFVSAVMGLHWHGTAAPLPDTGQWLLLSLNEKLPQSVVDLLRAHIITLHHYLMLFIMLGFSVLFDCIKAPGLGIATRYMFTMAIGRVLRTITFIATILPSARPWCAAARYQIPQHPHPWAQKYYVPYASDSNAIRRVITHDMAYAAVQAYPDEYRPDWGRMSFLVDILRPTPGEGPSWYHLLKKASGGCNDLMYSGHMLVAVLTAMAWTEAYGGWISVAIWLLVLHSAQREVRERHHYSVDCVAAIYVGILLWRMTGFIWSARDLTRARRLAKLEEIQSRLVHAAKDSDIDEIRGLLKEVELAGQEKQGFSQRAILTFAAGTIIFTLSCVLIAFTMTSDG from the exons ATGGCGAAGCCGGCGCGGGCGCCGAGGCCgaagccgccgccggcgcgggcGTCCGCCCGTCGGCTCCTGGGCCTTGGCGGGCTCggcgtcgcggcggcggcgtacgTGGGCGTGGACTACCTGCGGTACCTCTCGCCGGCGTGGCACGGCCGGCTGCAGCCGGCGCTGTGGGCGGCGCTGGCGCtcgcggccgccgcgcgcgccccgTTCTACCGCCACTGGTCCGCGGAGCTGCGCGCCGCGCTGCCCTTCCTGGGATCCATCGCCTTCATGCTCGCCGCCTTCCTCTGCGAGGCCATCTCTGTCCGCTTCGTCTCCGCCGTCATGGGGCTGCACTGGCACGG AACTGCCGCGCCTCTTCCTGACACGGGTCAATGGCTGCTTTTATCATTGAATGAGAAGCTCCCTCAGAGCGTGGTTGATCTACTGAGAGCTCACATTATCACTCTTCACCATTATCTGATGTTGTTCATCATGTTGGGGTTCTCAGTTCTGTTTGACTGCATCAAAGCTCCTGGTCTTGGTATAGCCACAAGATATATGTTCACTATGGCAATTGGTCGTGTGCTTCGGACGATAACTTTCATTGCTACCATTCTTCCATCTGCAAGACCTTGGTGTGCTGCAGCACGTTATCAAATACCTCAACATCCTCATCCTTGGGCACAGAAATATTATGTTCCATATGCTTCTGATTCAAATGCTATTCGTAGAGTCATAACACATGATATGGCATATG CGGCTGTTCAAGCTTACCCAGATGAATATAGGCCCGATTGGGGACGTATGAGCTTCCTTGTAGACATCTTGAGACCAACTCCTGGAGAAGGGCCTTCATGGTACCATCTTTTGAAGAAAGCTAGTGGCGGTTGCAATGACCTTATGTACAGTGGACACATGCTCGTTGCTGTCCTTACTGCAATGGCGTGGACG GAAGCATATGGGGGCTGGATCTCTGTTGCAATATGGCTCCTCGTCCTGCACAGCGCACAGAGGGAGGTACGTGAGCGGCACCACTACAGCGTGGACTGTGTTGCTGCTATCTACGTTGGCATCCTGCTGTGGAGGATGACAGGGTTCATCTGGTCTGCCAGAGACCTGACCCGAGCTAGACGGCTAGCCAAGCTTGAGGAGATCCAGAGCAGGTTGGTCCATGCTGCCAAGGACAGTGACATTGACGAGATCAGGGGCCTGCTGAAGGAGGTGGAGCTAGCCGGCCAGGAGAAGCAGGGCTTCTCGCAGAGGGCTATCCTGACCTTTGCCGCAGGAACAATCATCTTCACCTTGTCTTGTGTTCTCATTGCCTTCACAATGACTAGCGACGGTTGA
- the LOC8057391 gene encoding serine/threonine-protein phosphatase 7 long form homolog produces the protein MEQFHLLDPYYEVKHRGRLTAEGAELPPLRPRTHDKFEEMRYDDRYTPLLQRAGLDVISYQVRRGLPPINPAAITALVDRWRPETHSFHLPCGEMTVTLQDTQKILGLSVRGRPVIGHCRPDGWRARVEAFLGRPLPPEAPTQRTTGVPIAWLRQSFGNCPAHADQETVAYYCRAWILHLFGCVLFPDATGDTASWMYLPCLTDWDTTGTYSWASGVLAYLYRSLCEACRRTASSSSVGGCVYLLQLWMWARLRVGRPIVDAPREWFAVGNPRHRPTFAHLWDQAKVAFSRTSRAYVQYANELDTLRPSMVNWEPYTANDALHLGVSSMCSEDEDLYLMICPLICFYAVEWHLPNRVARQFGLCQQWPVPPFDTSVELHKIDRQKQKKTVEFETLHRQYIEVWD, from the exons ATGGAGCAGTTCCACCTCCTGGATCCATACTACGAGGTGAAGCACCGAGGACGACTCACTGCCGAGGGGGCG GAACTACCCCCGCTTCGACCTCGAACGCATGACAAGTTCGAGGAGATGCGGTATGACGACAGGTACACACCTCTGCTGCAGAGGGCTGGCCTGGATGTCATATCGTATCAGGTTCGTCGTGGGTTGCCTCCAATTAACCCCGCGGCGATCACAGCTTTGGTTGACAG GTGGAGGCCAGAAACTCATAGTTTCCACCTACCTTGTGGAGAGATGACTGTTACACTCCAGGACACTCAGAAGATCCTGGGTTTGAGTGTTAGAGGTCGTCCAGTTATCGGACACTGCAGGCCCGATGGTTGGAGGGCCAGAGTTGAGGCCTTCCTTGGAAGACCACTTCCTCCGGAGGCACCGACGCAGCGCACCACTGGGGTACCAATTGCTTGGCTTAGGCAGAGCTTTGGTAATTGTCCGGCACATGCGGACCAGGAGACAGTTGCCTACTACTGTAGAGCTTGGATCTTGCACCTATTTGGGTGTGTTCTTTTCCCTGACGCGACAGGGGACACTGCATCGTGGATGTACCTCCCGTGCCTCACTGACTGGGACACCACAG GTACTTACAGCTGGGCTTCGGGAGTGCTGGCTTACCTATACCGTAGCCTTTGTGAGGCGTGTCGTCGGACCGCAAGTAGTTCTTCCGTTGGTGGTTGTGTTTACCTACTGCAGCTTTGGATGTGGGCTCGTCTTCGAGTTGGACGGCCCATAGTTGACGCTCCTCGGGAATGGTTTGCAGTGGGCAACCCTCGTCACCGTCCGACGTTTGCCCATCTTTGGGACCAGGCGAAAGTCGCCTTCAGCAGGACTTCACGTGCGTACGTACAGTATGCCAATGAGCTCGACACGCTTAGGCCCTCCATG GTTAATTGGGAGCCGTACACGGCGAATGATGCGCTACATCTTGGAGTAAGCAGCATGTGTAGCGAGGATGAAGACTTGTACTTGATGATCTGCCCTCTGATTTGCTTCTATGCTGTTGAGTGGCACCTTCCAAATCGAGTAGCCCGCCAATTTGGCTTGTGCCAGCAATGGCCTGTCCCTCCATTTGATACTTCCGTGGAGCTGCACAA GATTGATCgtcagaagcaaaagaagacagTTGAGTTTGAAACGTTGCATCGTCAGTACATAGAAGTGTGGGACTAG